GAGGTTTACCAGACATTTGTTCGACATATTCTCTCACCATCGGCATTCTAGTCGAACCACCCACCAATACCACACCATCTATCTCTTGCCAAGAAAGATTAGCTTCTTCTAGTACCAGATCGATTAATGCTTGAGTTCTTTCTAGTAAATCTGCGGTTAATTCTGCAAACAGAGAACGATTTATTTCATAGTTACCACGATAATTATTTCCTTTTACTGGCACTTTAACTGATTGTTTGGTAGATAAACTGACTTTGGTTTTTTCTGCTAAAACCATCAAATCGTTAAAATCTTCATCAGCTAATTCTACTCCAAATTCCTCTTCAAACTTTTCGGACAGATAAAGAAGTATGCGGTCGTCCCAGTCTTTTCCTCCCAACATATGATCGCCAGCCGTAGTAATCACTCGAAGTTCGCTAGGAGTTACTTCTACAATAGAAACGTCAAATGTTCCTCCTCCTAAGTCATAAACCAAAATCTTAGAGTTTTTTTCGGTGGGACGGATGCCATAAGCTAAGGCTGCGGAGGTAGGTTCGTTGATAATTCTGAGGACATTAAGACCTGCTTGTTTTCCTGCTTTTATAGTTGCTTCTCGTTGCATATTATTGAAGTAAGCAGGAACTGTAATCACGGCATCGGTAACGGTTTGACCTAAATGTTCTTCAGCACAACGTTTGAGATGGGAAAGGACGATCGCAGACAAATCTATGGGCGTGTATTGCTTCCCTTTCTCAATATATAAAGCATGGGAATTGCCCATGTCCCGTTTGAAAAAGGCATAGACTCCTTCATCTCCCAATGCTTGTTTGTCTTTGGCTTCTTCTCCAACTAAGGGAGGATTGCTAGTGAGATCGACCACAGAAGGAGTAATCCGTTGTCCTATATCGTTAGGAATGACCTCTGGTTGTCCGTAGCTATTGATGTAAGAAACTACTGAGTATGTTGTTCCTAGATCGATTCCGATAAATTCTACCATTTTGCTAATTTCCCTAGTTTTAATGATGAATTTGAAAATAATGTTTATGAATAAAAATAAGTTGTTTACTTTTAGATTTAAGTTGAAAATGGTTTCGATAACTCTTTAAATAGCTCTAGTATTATTTGAAAATTTTCTAATATCAAAAATATAAATAATAGCCACGAACGTATTTTAACAATTAGCTGAATAAATCGCTAGAATTTTGTATAAATAGCATAATTATTGAAGCTATTAAACCCAAAAGTTTAGTGGATAAATCTTTATTTATTAACTCAAGAAAAACAAAACTTAAACAACTAATTATTAAATTTGTCCCAACAGCACTAAAACTTTTTCCATCTGTTCCAAACGAAACTATAGCAATTAATATTCCTATAACTATCAACCACTTACCAACAGTAGATAAAGTCGAATCGGCTCCATTTTCTAAATTTTTACAAGCAGACTCTAAAGGTGTACCGTATAAATTATTACAAAACTTTAAGCTAATAGAAAAGAATATGCTATTTATTAAATCGGATTGAATTATTTGTTGTATAAACATATTTTTTAAAGTAGGTGTCTAGATAGGTAAAGAATTAAACAAAAATCTAGAGAGATGTTACTTTTAAAAAGTGAGATTTTATTTTTATTCGTATTTTTATTTGATCGAACGAGTTAGAGAGATTATGCCCAACTATCACAAGCTGGGACAATCCTCATAAAATGAAAAGCAGTATCAGAAAAGAATTATGCCATTACTAATTCTTTAGATCTTTCTTTGATTTCTTCTAGTTCTCTCTGACTGATACCATCTTCTATTTCTAGGGTTACTGTAACCTCACGTCCTTCAGTTAATTCTTTCGCATACATATGCAATAAACCCTGTTCGTTTAATTCATAGGTAATTTCTATGGGCGCACCTGCTGGTAAACCTGTTGGAATATTAAGCGTGGCATCCCCCAGTTTACGACTACCATCAACGTTATAAACTGCATCGCTGGAGAAATTATCTACAATTTCAATCAAAACATTTTCTTGGTTAGCTTCAGATGTACCGAATTTGCCAGTTTTGGCAGCAGGAACAGAGTCATTTTTGAAAATCAAGTTACTAACTATTTTGTCTCTGTTTTGATTGAGGCTAATAACTCCAAAACTACGGCTAGTTACGTTAACAATTTTAGTTGTAGTCGCTTTTTGAACGACTTGTGAGGGTAAAGCAAATATCTCAGCAACTTCTTCTTGTGCCTCTTTTAAAGTATCTTGATTTACATTACTAATATCGACCTCTTTCTCAGAAACCCCCATTTTTTCAGCAACAATTTTGACAAGTTCTTCTCCTAACATAAGATGATGACCGTAAACCGCAGCACCTTTAGCTACTGCTTCGTCGGGGTCGCAAAATTGAGGCTCTTGTCCCAATTCTTGTTCGATACGGCTAGCAACTTGAGGCATTCTAGTAGAACCACCTACCATTAGGATTTTGTCAAATTTGGTAACGTCTTTTTTCTTAGCTTCAGCTATGGCTAATTTAGTTTTTTCAATGGTTTGAGCTAAAAGATGCTCGGTAAGTTCATCAAATTTTTCACGGGTTAAAGAAACTCTTGCTCGTTGAACACCGTGCATGAAGGATATATCTTTTTTCGTTTTAGAAGTAAGAGCTTTTTTAGCTTCTTCTGCCAATACAAACAGCTCTTGTAAGGTTTCTGAAGATTCTAAAGGATCTTCATCAGAACCCGTTTGTTCCTGCCATTGCTCGGCAAAATAACTTACAATTTCCTCATCCCAGTTACGTCCGCCGAGATTATGATCTCCATCAGTACAAATTACTTGGATATTATTTCCTTCAATCTTGATAACGGTGATATCAAACGTACCCCCACCCAAGTCATAAACTAAAATAGTTTGTTTCTCTTCTTGATTAATTCCATAGGAAATAGCAGCAGCCGTAGGTTCATTAAGAATAGCACGAACGTTTAAACCAGCAACTTCTCCCGCATTTTTGGTAGCTGCTCTTTCCAATTCACCAAAATAAGCAGGACAAGTAATAACGACATCAGTAATTTTTTTACCAGTATTTTGCTCTGCATCTTGAACGAGTTTTCTCAAAATGTAAGAAGAAATTTCTTCTGGGGTATAATTTTGATCGTCATAAATAAAGGCAAACTCAGAAGTTTTTCCCATAAAACGTTTGACCATATCCACGACGTTATCTGGTTCGAGCTTACTGCTTGCTTTGGCTTCTTTACCCACAATACGTTCACCACCGCTAAACAAAACCACAGAAGGGGTAGTACGATCGCTATCTGCATTAGCTACAACTGTGGGACGACCATATTCATCTACATAAGCAATACAAGAATAAGTCGTACCGAGGTCAATACCAAAAATAGTACTTTGTTCCGACATTTTTTGTTCTCCTGAATTAAATTTAACAACTGTTTGATTAATAGTTTCTTCTTGGGTGATCGAATCAACTTCATTTAAGAGTTGACTGACATCATTGGCTAAAGTTGGTTCTTGTTCTTTTGGAAATTTCAGTGTCAGTTCTAGGGCTTGCTGCTGGCGTTCCTTATCATTAGTCATCACCTCTTTGATTTTTTCAATTTGTTCCAAGTAATTTCTGTATGTTTTGCCTTTATTACCAGGAAGCTTACTTTTTTTCGTCCACTCAGCTTGTTTAGCTTTGAGTTGTTGATCGAAATCTTCTTCAGACCACGGTTTTTCTGGATCTAGTTCGAGAAGTAAAAAAAAGTTTGGTTGTGATGAATCTGTCATACCTTTAGGCTGATAAATATTCATGTTTGCTCTTTTTCCCGATCAATATAGCGATAGACACTAACTAGTTCTGGTCTGACTACTCGTTCTTCGTAGCGAAGTCCTACTTGCATTCTTTCCACAATATGTTTGTCTAGTTCTTTGTTGTCGGTATTAATTGTTTTCTGTGCTTTTTGTCGAGAGCGGTCAAATACGTCATCTTCAACTTGGAAAAATTCAAAGCCATGAAGTGCGATCGCTTCTTGAATGTCGAGAATAAAATTATCCAAATCATTGATGAAACTTTCTACTTTAACAGATTGGACTCTTTTTTTATATTTTAATGATAGCGATCGCATTTGATCGGTTAGTCTAGTAAAATCGAGTACTAAAGGTCGTAAAAACTTAAAAGCTAAATCTTCACGATAAGTCTGTAGTTCACGATGAAGAGCGTCAATCGTACTATCTTTGCTTTGGTCGTATTTAATCTTGGTTTCAAAGTCTCGCTGCAACACGGAGATAGAATTACTCAGGTTGTCAGACATTTGGTTCAATAAAATCCTATTTTCTTCAATAAAGTCTTCAATCTCCTTGAAATCTGAGATAGAAGCAGTTTCTTGTTCGCTTTCAGAAATTTCTGCTTCTGGAATAGTAGACTCTGGGTTAAATCTGCTGTATTCTTGAGTTTGAGTATCGCTCATGATTCTAAGTATTTACTCCTTATCAGTTGGGATCGATAAATCTAGCTAAACAATTCGACGCTAGTTCGGACAAAACCTTACATGGAAAGCTATTTAAAACTTCATGACATTCTCTCTACGACCTGAAATTTTTTGTAAAAAACCTGACTCTCGCTTTGTTGTCCGAGTTTGACAAATATTTCCTTAAGGCGATCTTCATCGATATTGATGAGAGCAAGAGTAATAGGATCTGTAGGACTACGATCGGAATTGATCCAAGATAAACTAAAAGGTTGGTGTGTGATAACAGCCAAAAAATATTCTTGACCGACTTCACTAAATTTAAGAGATTTAGCATAGGCATTTGCTTGAGGTATTTCTAACGGATTTGCCAAAGATAGCTGTGTGTTTGGTGCATAAATAATTGAAGGACATAGACAATATTTATTTCCTCTGTTACTCTCATTGAGTAGTAGTAAATAGCCCTCTTGTTGAAAATTTATTCTGAACTTATACTTTTTTCCTATTTGTAGAGTTTGTTCGGTACTTACTATCTCGTCAGGATCTAAGGTTAGCTCTCTGGTATCCTCTAATATGGATTTAATTTCAACCATTTGCATTTGCTCTTTAGTAAAAACGGCAATCTTTTTTGACAACTGCCATCCCTCACGAGAAAACTTTTTCTTCCATAACCACTTATAAATAATTTCCCAAGGAGCTTGACCTTTGGGTGGTTGACCTCGACCATGATTTAATCCACTCAGCTCAATCCGATCTATTCGCATTTCATTTTCAAACTCAATTTTGAGCTTTTTGATTACCTCAGCTAAAGTTCCTCCAAAAGAATCTATTGGAAATTGCTTCTCATATTGTCTATTAATTTTTATTGCCAGCTCTTTATTAGATCTAGTTTGATTCAGGGGATCGAATCTTAGAAGGAAACAACTTAACTGAACATTCAAGGCTCTACTTTTAGAGAAAATTCGCTCCGCAATTTTTTCCAAAAAAACATTTTGGAGATAGTTTTCAGAAAGCTTTATTTGCGATATCGTATTATCCATACGTATGTTCTTACTCTATTCTCCCAAATTAATTTGTTATCGCTCGATCTTGATATTGCCAAGTGAATTTTATTAAGGCTAATTGTCATATAGTTAAGGATTTTAATAGCAATTAGTTTATGTTTTTTAAGCTTTGAGCGCCAAAAGCATTAATTATAGCCTTTTTATTTATTTTTATTTATTTTTATTTATTTTTATTTATAATGAAAATACTTTAATTAATCTATCACTTAAATGAGATTAATAAGATAGTTTTATCTAAGCTATTTTAATAATTTAAAAAGCTTATAAAAGTTAGTTTTATTATTTAGTTTGTTAAGAGTTTATATATACTTAAGTGAAAATACTGTTTTGCAGTACCGTTTACGAAGAAAAAGAATTGCGCCTCATAGACTGTACTTA
The sequence above is drawn from the Chroococcidiopsis sp. SAG 2025 genome and encodes:
- a CDS encoding Hsp70 family protein, with amino-acid sequence MNIYQPKGMTDSSQPNFFLLLELDPEKPWSEEDFDQQLKAKQAEWTKKSKLPGNKGKTYRNYLEQIEKIKEVMTNDKERQQQALELTLKFPKEQEPTLANDVSQLLNEVDSITQEETINQTVVKFNSGEQKMSEQSTIFGIDLGTTYSCIAYVDEYGRPTVVANADSDRTTPSVVLFSGGERIVGKEAKASSKLEPDNVVDMVKRFMGKTSEFAFIYDDQNYTPEEISSYILRKLVQDAEQNTGKKITDVVITCPAYFGELERAATKNAGEVAGLNVRAILNEPTAAAISYGINQEEKQTILVYDLGGGTFDITVIKIEGNNIQVICTDGDHNLGGRNWDEEIVSYFAEQWQEQTGSDEDPLESSETLQELFVLAEEAKKALTSKTKKDISFMHGVQRARVSLTREKFDELTEHLLAQTIEKTKLAIAEAKKKDVTKFDKILMVGGSTRMPQVASRIEQELGQEPQFCDPDEAVAKGAAVYGHHLMLGEELVKIVAEKMGVSEKEVDISNVNQDTLKEAQEEVAEIFALPSQVVQKATTTKIVNVTSRSFGVISLNQNRDKIVSNLIFKNDSVPAAKTGKFGTSEANQENVLIEIVDNFSSDAVYNVDGSRKLGDATLNIPTGLPAGAPIEITYELNEQGLLHMYAKELTEGREVTVTLEIEDGISQRELEEIKERSKELVMA
- the grpE gene encoding nucleotide exchange factor GrpE, which translates into the protein MSDTQTQEYSRFNPESTIPEAEISESEQETASISDFKEIEDFIEENRILLNQMSDNLSNSISVLQRDFETKIKYDQSKDSTIDALHRELQTYREDLAFKFLRPLVLDFTRLTDQMRSLSLKYKKRVQSVKVESFINDLDNFILDIQEAIALHGFEFFQVEDDVFDRSRQKAQKTINTDNKELDKHIVERMQVGLRYEERVVRPELVSVYRYIDREKEQT
- a CDS encoding DUF4384 domain-containing protein, whose protein sequence is MDNTISQIKLSENYLQNVFLEKIAERIFSKSRALNVQLSCFLLRFDPLNQTRSNKELAIKINRQYEKQFPIDSFGGTLAEVIKKLKIEFENEMRIDRIELSGLNHGRGQPPKGQAPWEIIYKWLWKKKFSREGWQLSKKIAVFTKEQMQMVEIKSILEDTRELTLDPDEIVSTEQTLQIGKKYKFRINFQQEGYLLLLNESNRGNKYCLCPSIIYAPNTQLSLANPLEIPQANAYAKSLKFSEVGQEYFLAVITHQPFSLSWINSDRSPTDPITLALINIDEDRLKEIFVKLGQQSESQVFYKKFQVVERMS